GCGCTGACGCAGAGCTTTTTTGATCTCTTCTTCAGTCAGTTCTTCACCACCCAGGTATTTCTCCATCAGCTCTTCAGAAGCTTCAGCAGCGGATTCGATCAGGTTCTGGTGCCATTCGTCAGCCAGGTCCTGCATTGCAGCTGGGATATCTTCGTATTCGAAGGTAACGCCCTGGTCTGCATCGTTCCAGTTGATGGCTTTCATTTTCACCAGGTCGATAACGCCGGTGAAGCCTTCTTCAGCACCAATTGCCAGCTGCAGCGGAACAGGGTTCGCGCCCAGACGGGTTTTGATCTGGCCAACAACTTTCAGGAAGTTAGCACCCATACGGTCCATTTTGTTAACGAACGCGATGCGTGGAACTTTATATTTGTTCGCCTGACGCCATACGGTTTCAGACTGTGGCTGAACACCACCAACTGCGCAATAAACCATTACCGCGCCGTCAAGAACACGCATGGAACGTTCTACTTCGATGGTGAAGTCAACGTGCCCTGGGGTGTCGATGATGTTTACGCGATGCGGTTCGTACTGCTTAGCCATACCTGACCAGAATGCAGTAGTCGCTGCGGAGGTGATAGTGATACCACGCTCCTGCTCCTGTTCCATCCAGTCCATGGTGGCTGCGCCGTCATGAACTTCACCGATTTTATGGTTTACACCGGTGTAGAACAGAATACGTTCGGTAGTAGTGGTTTTACCGGCGTCGATGTGCGCACTGATACCGATGTTACGGTAGCGTGCGATGGGTGTTGTACGAGCCATTTGATTCCTCGTTTATATCTTTAGGCGTTCAGTTAAGTTACCCAGAGCGGGCGGCTTCTCTGAAGCGCCCGCCTGGTGACTAATACTCCGAAGGGATTACCAACGGTAGTGTGCGAACGCCTTGTTGGCTTCTGCCATACGGTGAACGTCTTCACGTTTCTTAACTGCAGTACCTTTGTTGTCTGCAGCATCAGAAAGTTCGTTCGCCAGACGCAGAGCCATGGATTTATCACCGCGTTTACGAGCAGCTTCAACGATCCAACGCATTGCCAGAGCATTACGACGAACCGGACGAACTTCAACTGGAACCTGATAAGTAGAACCACCAACGCGGCGGGACTTAACTTCTACGGTTGGGCGAACGTTGTCGAGAGCGACTTCGAAAGCTTCCAGTTCATTTTTACCAGAACGCTGAGCCAGGGTCTCAAGCGCGCTGTATACGATTGCTTCTGCAGTAGATTTTTTACCATCTACCATCAGGATATTTACAAATTTTGCCAGCAGTTCTGATCCGAATTTCGGATCTGGAAGAATTTTACGCTGACCAATGACGCGACGACGTGGCATGGGAATACTCCGTTGTTAATTC
This region of Enterobacter asburiae genomic DNA includes:
- the rpsG gene encoding 30S ribosomal protein S7, with the protein product MPRRRVIGQRKILPDPKFGSELLAKFVNILMVDGKKSTAEAIVYSALETLAQRSGKNELEAFEVALDNVRPTVEVKSRRVGGSTYQVPVEVRPVRRNALAMRWIVEAARKRGDKSMALRLANELSDAADNKGTAVKKREDVHRMAEANKAFAHYRW